The segment TTGCCCGAAAACCGTATTGAAGGTTCGTGGCGTTTAACCGAAGTAGAAAAGCGACGGGCTTTTGGTAATGAAAACATCAATTCGGGTTACGAATCCGGAGTGTTCCGGTTCAATGAGAACGGCACAGCTTCTTATACCGATGCAACCGACACCATGCAAGGCAACTGGCAGATGCGTACACAAAACGGCCCCGGTTATTATGATAGTGATGGCAACTGGCAAACCGATAGCAGACAGGTGCTGATCATTAAACTGTACGACTTCAACAGTAACCGTGTGATCGATTGGTATTTCGCTCATTTCGATTTCCGCTCTTCCGGTCGCAGGTTATTTGCCTTTATTGAAAGCCCGAGTTATAACTACCGTTATTGTTTCAGTAAGCAGTGAGGAAGAAAATACTTACGGATTTATTGTTGGGAAGGCGATAAACAAAAGTGAGGAGGAAAAAGGATATTCTTCCTCTAATGCTTGCAACTAATTATTTTCAAGCTGCTTTATCATGTCTATATTAAAGCTGTATTGTTCTTCAACTGGAATTTGTTTGCGAGAGTTTTTGTCAATATTTTTTCCTTCTTTGGTCCATAAAAATGGATAAAAATTATAAACTTTATTTCCGTCAAGTGTTGAAACATCTTCCTGCCAATTCTTCCATCTAAGCCCTTCGTAATATTTATTTAAATCATGATTAAAACAGAAAAGAAGAAATTCGGTATATGTTAGTTCCAATGGTTTCCAGTTTAAATTATCTGGCGACAAATAGTAAACCTTCCCCAGATCTTTCCCCAATTCACCACCATTAATTGCAAAAAAACCACCAACAGCATCATCGGCAATTAACAGAAATGATGGGGCTTCCCCATATTCATTAAAAGTTTTTCCTTTATTCCAGTCGGGAAGTGTTCGGTCTAACTTGGAATTGCCTGAGCCGAGAATACGTATCCAGCCATTATCTATTAATAAGCCGCCAGTAGAATATATGATTGCTCCCATAGGAGAGCGAGTGGTTATTTGCGTCTTGTATAATGCGTCCTTTGCTTTTGCTGAATCACAAGTGAGTATTTCAACTTTATTTTTTGCTGAGCTAATCCACTCTGAAACCAAAGTCCAGCCTGGCTCTGTTTTATTGATTAATTCATCAACATTTTTCATTTTATTTTGACCATTACCAGTTAATATTGAAAGAGACAAAATGAATATTAAAAAGAAGAATCTCATGTTTTCTTGGGAATATAATAGTTTAATGAAGAAAAAAATTTTTCACCTCACCACCTCAAATCCCTCAAACTTCTGCAACTCTTTATCTTCAACCGTAACAGAAGTAACCTTACTCTTTGGTGAGCCCATCCAGCACCATTCAATAAAATCGGCTAACTGATCTTCGGTGCCGGTGGCAACGACTGCCACATCACCATCAGGGGTATTGCGTACAGTGCCGGTAAGTAACAGTTGTTGTGCTTTCTCAAGTGTGTACCTGCGAAACCAAACGCCCTGCACTTTTCCTCTAACGGTTATGGCGACAGTTTTTTGCATCAGGTAATATCGGCTACGGTTTTGCTCTCGAGGATCTTAAGATTTGCATCACGCACTTTTATCATCATATCGTGAAGTCCGCAATGTTTTTCGTCGCAGTTTTTACAGCGTTCGTAAAAGTGGAGGCTAACGCAGGAGAGGGGAGCAATCGGTCCATCCAACAAACGGATCACTCTTGCCAGTGTGATCTGCGATGGTTTCAGTTTGAAATAATAGCCACCACCTTTTCCTTTCTTGCTTTCAAGAATACCATCTTTCCGCATCAGTAAAAGAATATTCTCCAAAAACTTCAAGGGTATCTTTTTCTTTTTGGCAATATCCGCTATCAGAAGCGGCTCGTTATTTTTTTGCTGTGCCATATAGCTCAGCGCCTGGAATGCATATTGGGTTTTTTTCGACAGCATTTGTAAGAAATTAAAATTTCAGTGGGAAAAGTTCAATTCTCCACTTGCAAAGTAGAATATTTTTATTGGAAACGAAAATGAGCGCTGACAGCGCCGTGAATTTGTTAAATAAATGGGAATGCCCGGGGTGATTTTGCTTTTGGTACAATATTGGAAAATGTAGCTGTAAACAGATGTTATGAAGAGCAAAATTTTATCCATTATTATAGCAGTTATTGGGTTCACAAGTGCTTCGTATGCACAAAAAGCCAATACCATTTTTGGTGGTAACGTTATTGTTGGCGCACCGCTTGGCGATTTCCGAAACAATTACAAAAGTGTATTTGGTATTGAGGGGTTTGGCGGTTTTGGATTGGGACAGAAAGCTTTTATCACAGGTACTATCGGTTTTCAATCGTATGCACCCGACCCGAGCAGTTATGATGGTGTTTACTATGGCAAGATTACGATGATACCATTAAAAGCAGGTGTTCGCTTTTACCCCGTAAATAATTTCTTTCTTACGGGTAATGCAGGAATAGGGTTAGTACGTGATGAAACAATAGAGGCAAGGGAAAGCCGCTTTGCGTATGATGTTGGCGCCGGGTTAAATTTTTCGATCTTTAATGCCAGCGTTCATTACGATGCAATTAAAAGAGTGAACGCTCCAGGTTCATCAAATGCAGTGTTACTGAAGCTTGGTATTGCTATACGTTAAATGATTTTGTGCTCGTAAGCATATTTAATTAACCCGATCACCGAATTGGTTTTCGTTTTGCGGAAGATGTTTTTCCTGTGTGTTTCAACTGTACGTTCGCTCAGGAATAACTCTTCCGCAATTTTTTTATTGCTGTATTCCTTTTCAATAAGCCGTACAATTTCAATTTCACGGTTGGTGAGTTTGTTCTCGTCGCTCACTTGTTTTCGTTCACTTGCCTTTAGCATTTCCTGCAATACCTCATCACTAAAATAGATACCGCCTTCTGCAATTTTATTCAGGGCATTTATAAATTCTGTTTGACCAATGTTTTTCAACAGGTAACCGCTGATATCACTTTCTTCGATCATCTGGTTTACCAAACTGCCTTCGCCGTTCATGGATAATGCAATGATCCTGATAGCAGGGAATTCTTTTTTCACCTGCTTCGCCAGTTCAACACCTGTTAATACCGGCATCATTACATCTGTAAGCAGAATATCAATCTGCTGTTTTTTTAATAAAGGCAAAATGGTTTCAGGATGATTCGATTCAATAACGATCTCAAATTGGTTATAGCCTTTTAGCAGGGAATGCAACCCGTCGATAACGATCTGGTGATCGTCAACAATCGCAATTTTGTAATGAGGTAAGGGCATACAATGGTGGGTTGAACCGAAGATATTAAAAAAATGTCGCTCAAATTGTATGATATGCATCATGCAACAGGAAGATGAATAGCAACTAACGTTCCTTTGCCGGGGGCTGTATCAAAATCGATACTTCCGTTGAGATAGTCGATCCTTGCTTTCATATTCTTTAAACCAATGCCGCTTTCTTCATCCAGTTGTTGCAGATCGAATCCCTTTCCGTTATCTTCAATGGTAGCGCTGATGCCATCTTTGTCTTTAATGATGGCAATATCTAAATGTGATGCACCGGAATGTTTAATTACATTGTTCACACACTCCTGCAGCACACGGTACAAAACGATCTCCACATCTTCGTTCAACCTTTCCTGTAAACCTTCAACATGCAGGTTTACTTTAATCACTTTCTGATCGATCTTATCAAGAAACTCAGCAACAGCTTTACCCAATCCTGATTTCAGTAACATGTTCGGCATCATCTGGTGACTCACCGTTCTTACTTCTTTACAACTTTCATCAACCAAACCAATGATGCGTTCAAACGAAAGTTTCTGATCAGCGTTACTGAACTGTATCTCGTTCTCAAAAGCAGACAAATTCATTTTGGCAGCACTCATCATTTGCCCTACACCATCATGGAGGTCTTTGGCAATACGCTGCCGTTCTTTTTCTTCGGCTTTCATTACAGCGCTGGCCGCCAGTTGCTGTTGCTCAAAAACTGTTTGTTGCAGTTTCGCTTTTTGTTTTAATTGATTGCGGTTGTAGAATAACCAGGCTAATGCCAAGCCGAATAACAGTGCCAACGAAATGCCGGTGATGAGGTAGTTTTTCCTTGTAAGATTAAATTGTTGCTCCTGTATGACCTTTTCCTTTTTCTCTGTTTCGTATTTTGTTTTCATTTCAGCCAATGCTTCTTCAGATGCATGAGTGTAAATACTATCCTTAAGGTCATTCATTTTTTTGTACAGCTCACTGGCAGCAGCATAGTTGCCTGCTTTTTCATGATTCAGTGCAATGGCTTTGTAGATCATGGGAAATTTTGCCTGCAGGTTTTTCTCCTGCGCAATACGCAACGCTTCGTTACCTGTACGTAAACCTTCTGTTGTATTGTTCATAAGTGCATACAACTCTGACAGCACAGCAAGGTCTGATACAATAAAAAAAGCATCACCTGTTTTTTCACGAATGGGTTTTGCTTTTAAGAAACAATCAAGAGCTTCACGGTATTTACGTTCAGCCGTATAAGCAGTACCCATAATATTCCAGCCATTTGCTTCGGCTTCAATGTTCTTTTGTTGCTGTGCAATACGGATGCCTTGCTTTACAAATTTGTAAACCGAATCGTATTGTTTAAGTGCACCATAGCAGGATGCAAGATTATTATAGCTCACCGCAAAGCGAACCGGTAGTTTAATTTCTTCAGCAAGATCAATGGAAGAACGAAAATGCTCGATTGCTTCTTTGAATTGATTCAGCTCCATATAGGCCCAGCCGATATTGTGTAATGATTTTACCATTACAACTTTCTCGTTTCCCTTCTCTGCTTTTTTAAGTGCCATATAAAATTGCTCCATGGCTTCTTTCTGCCGGTTCATACGCATGAGCGCAAGACCAGCAGCGGAATAGTACTGCGATTGCAAAGAATCGGTTCCTTGTACTTTGTTAAGCAGACGAATATTTTTTGATGAAAGCAGCAGACCTGAATCAGGTTTCGACATGCTCATGTAATAATACACTTTGTTTACTTCAGCCCGTAACTGCATTGTTTCGTTGTGTTGTTTGCCGGCTAGTTTCACCAATTCGTCAGTCACTTTTGCTGACGAGTCGGGGTTGCGCATCCTGAATTCATTGGAGAGCAGGAGCAGCAGATCCATTTTACGGTCAATATCTTTTTCGCTGCTGATGAGTTTACGCAGGCTGTCGGTCTTTGGCGATTGTGCATACGAAGCAGTGCAGCCGTATGTTGCTAAGAAGAATAACAAATATGTAATGAATGGTCTCATTTTACAGCGTGCTGTTGAGTGGGTACATGAATTGCTACCAATGTTCCGTTGCCTAGTGAACTGTCAATGTCAACGGTGCCTTTTAAGAATTGAATACGGCTCCGGATATTTGAAAGACCCATGCCATCCTCTTTT is part of the Lacibacter sediminis genome and harbors:
- a CDS encoding DUF2625 domain-containing protein, yielding MRFFFLIFILSLSILTGNGQNKMKNVDELINKTEPGWTLVSEWISSAKNKVEILTCDSAKAKDALYKTQITTRSPMGAIIYSTGGLLIDNGWIRILGSGNSKLDRTLPDWNKGKTFNEYGEAPSFLLIADDAVGGFFAINGGELGKDLGKVYYLSPDNLNWKPLELTYTEFLLFCFNHDLNKYYEGLRWKNWQEDVSTLDGNKVYNFYPFLWTKEGKNIDKNSRKQIPVEEQYSFNIDMIKQLENN
- a CDS encoding acylphosphatase, yielding MQKTVAITVRGKVQGVWFRRYTLEKAQQLLLTGTVRNTPDGDVAVVATGTEDQLADFIEWCWMGSPKSKVTSVTVEDKELQKFEGFEVVR
- a CDS encoding RrF2 family transcriptional regulator, producing the protein MLSKKTQYAFQALSYMAQQKNNEPLLIADIAKKKKIPLKFLENILLLMRKDGILESKKGKGGGYYFKLKPSQITLARVIRLLDGPIAPLSCVSLHFYERCKNCDEKHCGLHDMMIKVRDANLKILESKTVADIT
- a CDS encoding outer membrane beta-barrel protein, whose translation is MKSKILSIIIAVIGFTSASYAQKANTIFGGNVIVGAPLGDFRNNYKSVFGIEGFGGFGLGQKAFITGTIGFQSYAPDPSSYDGVYYGKITMIPLKAGVRFYPVNNFFLTGNAGIGLVRDETIEARESRFAYDVGAGLNFSIFNASVHYDAIKRVNAPGSSNAVLLKLGIAIR
- a CDS encoding response regulator — translated: MPLPHYKIAIVDDHQIVIDGLHSLLKGYNQFEIVIESNHPETILPLLKKQQIDILLTDVMMPVLTGVELAKQVKKEFPAIRIIALSMNGEGSLVNQMIEESDISGYLLKNIGQTEFINALNKIAEGGIYFSDEVLQEMLKASERKQVSDENKLTNREIEIVRLIEKEYSNKKIAEELFLSERTVETHRKNIFRKTKTNSVIGLIKYAYEHKII
- a CDS encoding tetratricopeptide repeat-containing sensor histidine kinase, coding for MRPFITYLLFFLATYGCTASYAQSPKTDSLRKLISSEKDIDRKMDLLLLLSNEFRMRNPDSSAKVTDELVKLAGKQHNETMQLRAEVNKVYYYMSMSKPDSGLLLSSKNIRLLNKVQGTDSLQSQYYSAAGLALMRMNRQKEAMEQFYMALKKAEKGNEKVVMVKSLHNIGWAYMELNQFKEAIEHFRSSIDLAEEIKLPVRFAVSYNNLASCYGALKQYDSVYKFVKQGIRIAQQQKNIEAEANGWNIMGTAYTAERKYREALDCFLKAKPIREKTGDAFFIVSDLAVLSELYALMNNTTEGLRTGNEALRIAQEKNLQAKFPMIYKAIALNHEKAGNYAAASELYKKMNDLKDSIYTHASEEALAEMKTKYETEKKEKVIQEQQFNLTRKNYLITGISLALLFGLALAWLFYNRNQLKQKAKLQQTVFEQQQLAASAVMKAEEKERQRIAKDLHDGVGQMMSAAKMNLSAFENEIQFSNADQKLSFERIIGLVDESCKEVRTVSHQMMPNMLLKSGLGKAVAEFLDKIDQKVIKVNLHVEGLQERLNEDVEIVLYRVLQECVNNVIKHSGASHLDIAIIKDKDGISATIEDNGKGFDLQQLDEESGIGLKNMKARIDYLNGSIDFDTAPGKGTLVAIHLPVA